A region from the Sulfurospirillum oryzae genome encodes:
- a CDS encoding ABC transporter ATP-binding protein, whose product MSLLHAQNISHAFDYPLFENVNFSLAPKESMAILGVSGSGKSTLLHICSTLLQPNYGEVILCDHNIYNDNDDARLKLRRYDVGIIFQSHYLFKGFFANENIELASFISDKKIDNGILERLGIADFMNYRVGDLSGGQQQRVSIARVLAKKPKIIFADEPTGNLDDKTAQEVMNVLFEYIEKENAALLLVTHNHQLAKQCTYTRHLHVDGLKEE is encoded by the coding sequence ATGTCTTTACTCCATGCACAAAATATCTCCCATGCTTTTGATTACCCTCTTTTTGAAAATGTTAATTTTAGTCTTGCCCCCAAAGAATCAATGGCAATTTTAGGCGTAAGTGGTAGTGGGAAATCAACGCTTTTACATATCTGCTCTACGTTACTTCAACCTAATTATGGTGAAGTGATTTTGTGTGATCATAATATTTACAATGATAATGATGATGCAAGGTTAAAACTCAGACGCTATGATGTGGGTATTATTTTTCAATCACATTATTTATTTAAAGGCTTTTTTGCCAATGAAAATATTGAACTTGCTTCATTTATCAGTGACAAAAAAATTGATAATGGCATTTTAGAGCGTCTAGGCATAGCTGATTTTATGAACTACCGCGTGGGTGATCTCTCCGGCGGTCAGCAGCAACGTGTTTCAATAGCACGCGTCTTAGCGAAAAAGCCAAAAATAATTTTTGCGGATGAGCCAACAGGTAATCTCGATGACAAAACAGCTCAAGAAGTGATGAATGTTTTGTTCGAATATATTGAAAAAGAAAATGCAGCATTACTATTGGTAACTCATAATCACCAATTAGCCAAACAATGTACTTATACGAGACATCTTCATGTGGATGGATTAAAAGAGGAATAA
- the fliR gene encoding flagellar biosynthetic protein FliR, producing the protein MESLVQLFGEHQVVLFFLLFARISGLFAFFPFFSHASIPLTIKSAITLFMVIFLFPLLPALHVTPTLLNLSLAIVGELLIGFVAGLFLTITISILQMAGMQISFVMGFTMASVIDPQTSTSIPVLSQLLSLIGLMVVLAFNGHHQMLLFIADSLNLLPLGSFYPQTNMLTYLLKAMTGMFVYGFILSFPVVAFSLLLDAVFGMLMKTMPQFNLLVIGYPIKIAVSLVVIIATLSSIMLLFKKEFIEALNHLTILFVR; encoded by the coding sequence ATGGAATCACTGGTACAGCTTTTTGGTGAACATCAAGTGGTTCTTTTTTTCCTTTTGTTTGCAAGGATCAGTGGTCTTTTTGCATTTTTCCCTTTTTTCTCTCATGCGAGTATTCCACTCACTATCAAATCGGCTATTACTCTTTTCATGGTCATTTTCTTATTTCCGCTCTTACCCGCTTTACATGTAACACCTACATTGCTTAATTTATCATTGGCTATTGTTGGAGAATTACTCATTGGTTTTGTAGCGGGGCTCTTTTTAACCATTACTATTTCTATTTTGCAAATGGCTGGAATGCAAATTTCCTTTGTTATGGGCTTTACAATGGCAAGTGTTATTGACCCACAAACCAGTACTTCTATTCCCGTATTGTCACAGCTTCTTTCCCTTATAGGATTAATGGTTGTGTTAGCCTTTAATGGGCATCATCAAATGCTGCTTTTTATTGCCGATTCACTCAATCTTTTGCCTCTTGGTAGTTTCTATCCCCAGACCAATATGCTGACCTATCTGCTCAAAGCTATGACAGGGATGTTTGTGTATGGTTTTATTCTTTCCTTTCCTGTTGTTGCTTTTTCACTCCTCTTAGATGCTGTGTTTGGCATGCTTATGAAAACCATGCCTCAATTTAACCTTTTGGTCATAGGCTATCCTATTAAAATTGCAGTTTCTTTAGTTGTTATTATTGCAACATTGAGCTCAATTATGCTGCTCTTTAAGAAAGAGTTCATTGAAGCACTCAATCATTTAACCATTCTTTTCGTGCGTTAA